A DNA window from Enterobacter cloacae subsp. cloacae ATCC 13047 contains the following coding sequences:
- the rplN gene encoding 50S ribosomal protein L14, producing the protein MIQEQTMLNVADNSGARRVMCIKVLGGSHRRYAGVGDIIKITIKEAIPRGKVKKGDVLKAVVVRTKKGVRRPDGSVIRFDGNACVILNNNSEQPIGTRIFGPVTRELRTEKFMKIISLAPEVL; encoded by the coding sequence ATGATCCAAGAACAGACTATGCTGAACGTCGCCGACAACTCCGGTGCACGTCGCGTAATGTGTATCAAGGTTCTGGGTGGCTCGCACCGTCGCTACGCAGGCGTAGGCGACATCATCAAGATCACCATCAAAGAAGCAATTCCACGTGGTAAGGTCAAAAAAGGTGATGTGCTGAAAGCGGTAGTGGTGCGCACCAAGAAGGGTGTTCGTCGCCCTGACGGTTCTGTCATTCGCTTCGATGGTAATGCATGCGTTATTTTGAACAATAACAGCGAGCAGCCAATCGGCACGCGTATCTTTGGGCCGGTAACTCGTGAACTTCGTACTGAGAAGTTCATGAAAATTATCTCTCTGGCACCAGAAGTACTCTAA
- the rplP gene encoding 50S ribosomal protein L16, which yields MLQPKRTKFRKVHKGRNRGLAQGTDVSFGTFGLKAVGRGRLTARQIEAARRAMTRAVKRQGKIWIRVFPDKPITEKPLEVRMGKGKGNVEYWVALIQPGKVLYEMDGVPEELAREAFGLAAAKLPIKTTFVTKTVM from the coding sequence ATGTTACAACCAAAGCGTACAAAATTCCGTAAAGTGCACAAAGGCCGCAACCGTGGTCTGGCGCAGGGTACGGATGTTAGCTTCGGCACTTTCGGTCTGAAAGCTGTTGGCCGTGGTCGTCTGACTGCACGTCAGATCGAAGCAGCACGTCGTGCAATGACCCGTGCAGTTAAGCGTCAAGGTAAGATCTGGATCCGTGTATTCCCGGACAAACCGATCACCGAGAAGCCGCTGGAAGTTCGTATGGGTAAAGGTAAAGGTAACGTGGAGTACTGGGTTGCCTTGATCCAACCGGGCAAAGTCCTGTATGAAATGGACGGTGTTCCGGAAGAGCTGGCCCGTGAAGCCTTCGGCCTGGCAGCAGCGAAACTGCCTATCAAAACCACCTTTGTAACTAAGACGGTGATGTAA
- the rplW gene encoding 50S ribosomal protein L23 has translation MIREERLLKVLRAPHVSEKASTAMEKTNTIVLKVAKDATKAEIKAAVQKLFEVEVEVVNTLVVKGKVKRHGQRIGRRSDWKKAYVTLKEGQNLDFVGGAE, from the coding sequence ATGATTCGTGAAGAACGTCTGCTGAAGGTGCTGCGCGCACCGCACGTTTCTGAAAAAGCGTCTACTGCGATGGAAAAAACAAACACCATCGTTCTCAAAGTTGCTAAAGACGCGACCAAAGCAGAGATCAAAGCTGCTGTGCAGAAACTGTTTGAAGTCGAAGTCGAAGTCGTTAACACCCTGGTAGTTAAAGGGAAAGTTAAACGTCACGGACAGCGTATCGGTCGTCGTAGCGACTGGAAAAAAGCTTACGTCACCCTGAAAGAAGGCCAGAACCTGGACTTCGTTGGCGGCGCTGAGTAA
- the rplD gene encoding 50S ribosomal protein L4, translated as MELVLKDAQSALTVSETTFGRDFNEALVHQVVVAYAAGARQGTRAQKTRAEVTGSGKKPWRQKGTGRARSGSIKSPIWRSGGVTFAARPQDHSQKVNKKMYRGALKSILSELVRQDRLIVVEKFSVEAPKTKLLAQKLKDMALEDVLIITGELDENLFLAARNLHKVDVRDATGIDPVSLIAFDKVVMTADAVKQVEEMLA; from the coding sequence ATGGAATTAGTATTGAAAGACGCGCAGAGCGCGCTGACTGTTTCCGAAACTACCTTCGGTCGTGATTTCAACGAAGCGCTGGTTCACCAGGTTGTTGTTGCTTATGCAGCTGGTGCTCGTCAGGGTACTCGTGCTCAGAAGACTCGTGCTGAAGTAACTGGTTCTGGCAAAAAGCCATGGCGCCAGAAAGGTACCGGCCGTGCGCGTTCAGGTTCTATCAAGAGCCCGATCTGGCGTTCAGGTGGCGTGACCTTCGCTGCGCGTCCACAGGACCACAGTCAAAAAGTTAACAAAAAGATGTACCGCGGCGCGCTGAAAAGCATCCTGTCCGAGCTGGTACGTCAGGATCGTCTGATCGTTGTCGAGAAGTTCTCTGTAGAAGCGCCTAAAACTAAGCTGCTGGCACAGAAACTGAAAGACATGGCTCTGGAAGATGTGCTGATCATCACCGGTGAGCTGGACGAGAACCTGTTCCTGGCCGCGCGCAACCTGCACAAGGTTGACGTACGCGACGCGACTGGTATCGACCCGGTTAGCCTGATCGCCTTCGACAAAGTCGTAATGACTGCTGATGCTGTTAAGCAAGTTGAGGAGATGCTGGCATGA
- the rplF gene encoding 50S ribosomal protein L6, translated as MSRVAKAPVVVPAGVDVKINGQVITIKGKNGELTRTLNDAVEVKHADNALTFGPRDGYADGWAQAGTARALLNSMVIGVTEGFTKKLQLVGVGYRAAIKGNAVGLSLGFSHPVEHPLPAGITAECPTQTEIVLKGADKQLIGQVAADLRAYRRPEPYKGKGVRYADEVVRTKEAKKK; from the coding sequence ATGTCTCGTGTTGCTAAAGCACCGGTCGTTGTTCCTGCCGGCGTTGATGTAAAAATCAACGGTCAGGTTATTACGATCAAAGGTAAAAACGGCGAGCTGACTCGTACTCTCAACGATGCTGTTGAAGTTAAACATGCAGATAATGCTCTGACCTTCGGTCCGCGTGATGGTTACGCAGACGGCTGGGCTCAGGCTGGTACCGCGCGTGCCCTGCTGAACTCAATGGTTATCGGTGTTACCGAAGGCTTCACTAAGAAGCTGCAGCTGGTTGGTGTAGGTTATCGTGCAGCGATCAAAGGGAATGCAGTAGGCCTGTCTCTGGGCTTCTCTCACCCTGTTGAGCATCCGCTGCCGGCCGGTATCACTGCAGAATGTCCAACTCAGACTGAGATCGTGCTGAAAGGCGCTGATAAACAGCTGATTGGTCAGGTTGCAGCAGATCTGCGCGCCTACCGTCGTCCTGAGCCTTATAAAGGCAAGGGTGTTCGTTACGCCGACGAAGTCGTGCGTACCAAAGAGGCTAAGAAGAAGTAA
- the rpmD gene encoding 50S ribosomal protein L30 yields MAKTIKITQTRSAIGRLPKHKATLLGLGLRRIGHTVEREDTPAVRGMVNAVYFMVKVEE; encoded by the coding sequence ATGGCAAAGACTATTAAAATCACTCAAACCCGCAGTGCAATCGGTCGTCTGCCGAAACACAAGGCAACGCTGCTTGGCCTGGGTCTGCGTCGTATTGGTCATACCGTTGAGCGCGAGGATACTCCTGCTGTTCGCGGTATGGTCAACGCGGTTTACTTCATGGTTAAAGTTGAGGAGTAA
- the rpsH gene encoding 30S ribosomal protein S8 — protein MSMQDPIADMLTRIRNGQAANKAAVTMPSSKLKVAIANVLKDEGFIEDFKVEGDTKPELEVTLKYFQGKAVVESIQRVSRPGLRIYKKKDELPKVMAGLGIAVVSTSKGVMTDRAARQAGLGGEIICYVA, from the coding sequence ATGAGCATGCAAGATCCGATCGCGGATATGCTGACCCGTATCCGTAACGGTCAGGCCGCGAATAAAGCTGCGGTCACCATGCCTTCCTCCAAGCTGAAAGTGGCAATCGCCAACGTGCTGAAGGACGAAGGTTTTATTGAAGATTTTAAAGTTGAAGGCGACACCAAGCCGGAACTGGAAGTGACTCTTAAATACTTCCAGGGTAAAGCTGTTGTAGAAAGCATTCAGCGTGTCAGCCGCCCAGGTCTGCGCATCTATAAGAAAAAAGATGAGCTGCCAAAAGTTATGGCCGGTCTGGGTATCGCAGTTGTTTCTACCTCTAAAGGTGTTATGACTGATCGTGCAGCGCGCCAGGCTGGTCTTGGCGGCGAAATTATCTGCTACGTAGCCTAA
- the rpmJ gene encoding 50S ribosomal protein L36 has protein sequence MKVRASVKKLCRNCKIVKRDGVIRVICSAEPKHKQRQG, from the coding sequence ATGAAAGTTCGTGCTTCCGTCAAGAAATTATGCCGTAACTGCAAAATCGTTAAGCGTGATGGTGTCATCCGTGTGATTTGCAGTGCCGAGCCGAAGCATAAACAGCGCCAAGGCTGA
- the rpsE gene encoding 30S ribosomal protein S5: protein MAHIEKQAGELQEKLIAVNRVSKTVKGGRIFSFTALTVVGDGNGRVGFGYGKAREVPAAIQKAMEKARRNMINVALNNGTLQHPVKGVHTGSRVFMQPASEGTGIIAGGAMRAVLEVAGVHNVLAKAYGSTNPINVVRATIDGLENMNSPEMVAAKRGKSVEEILG, encoded by the coding sequence ATGGCTCACATCGAAAAACAAGCTGGCGAACTGCAGGAAAAGCTGATCGCGGTAAACCGCGTATCTAAAACCGTTAAAGGTGGTCGTATTTTCTCCTTCACAGCTCTGACTGTTGTTGGCGATGGTAACGGTCGCGTTGGTTTTGGTTACGGTAAAGCGCGTGAAGTTCCAGCAGCGATCCAGAAAGCGATGGAAAAAGCCCGTCGCAATATGATTAACGTCGCGCTGAACAACGGCACCCTGCAGCACCCAGTTAAAGGTGTTCACACGGGTTCTCGTGTATTCATGCAGCCAGCTTCAGAAGGTACCGGTATCATCGCCGGTGGTGCAATGCGTGCCGTTCTGGAAGTTGCTGGGGTTCATAACGTTCTGGCTAAAGCATACGGTTCCACCAACCCGATCAACGTGGTTCGTGCAACTATTGATGGCCTGGAAAATATGAATTCTCCAGAAATGGTCGCTGCCAAGCGTGGTAAATCCGTTGAAGAAATTCTGGGGTAA
- the rpsN gene encoding 30S ribosomal protein S14, with protein MAKQSMKAREVKRVALADKFFAKRAELKAIISDVNASDEDRWNAVLKLQTLPRDSSPSRQRNRCRQTGRPHGYVGKFGLSRIKLREAAMRGEVPGLKKASW; from the coding sequence ATGGCTAAGCAATCAATGAAAGCACGCGAAGTAAAACGCGTAGCTTTAGCTGATAAATTCTTCGCTAAACGCGCTGAACTGAAAGCGATCATCTCTGATGTGAACGCTTCCGACGAAGATCGTTGGAACGCAGTTCTCAAGCTGCAAACTCTGCCGCGTGATTCCAGCCCGTCTCGTCAGCGTAACCGCTGCCGTCAAACAGGTCGTCCACATGGTTATGTGGGCAAGTTCGGGTTGAGCCGTATTAAGCTGCGTGAAGCCGCCATGCGCGGTGAAGTGCCAGGCTTGAAAAAGGCTAGCTGGTAA
- the rplB gene encoding 50S ribosomal protein L2 has product MAVVKCKPTSPGRRHVVKVVNPELHKGKPFAPLLEKNSKSGGRNNNGRITTRHIGGGHKQAYRIVDFKRNKDGIPAVVERLEYDPNRSANIALVLYKDGERRYILAPKGLKAGDQIQSGVDAAIKAGNTLPMRNIPVGSTVHNVEMKPGKGGQLARSAGTYVQIVARDGAYVTLRLRSGEMRKVEADCRATLGEVGNAEHMLRVLGKAGAARWRGVRPTVRGTAMNPVDHPHGGGEGRNFGKHPVTPWGVQTKGKKTRSNKRTDKFIVRRRSK; this is encoded by the coding sequence ATGGCAGTTGTTAAATGTAAACCGACATCTCCGGGTCGTCGCCACGTAGTTAAAGTGGTTAACCCTGAGCTGCACAAGGGCAAACCTTTTGCTCCGTTGCTGGAAAAAAACAGCAAATCCGGTGGTCGTAACAACAATGGCCGTATCACCACTCGTCACATCGGTGGTGGCCACAAGCAGGCTTATCGTATTGTTGACTTCAAACGCAACAAAGACGGTATCCCAGCAGTTGTTGAGCGTCTTGAGTACGATCCGAACCGTTCCGCGAACATCGCGCTGGTTCTGTACAAAGATGGCGAACGCCGTTACATCCTGGCCCCTAAAGGCCTGAAAGCTGGCGACCAGATTCAGTCTGGCGTTGATGCTGCAATCAAAGCAGGCAACACCCTGCCGATGCGCAATATCCCGGTTGGTTCTACCGTTCATAACGTAGAAATGAAACCAGGTAAAGGCGGTCAGCTGGCGCGTTCCGCGGGTACTTACGTTCAGATCGTTGCGCGTGACGGTGCTTATGTCACCCTGCGTCTGCGTTCTGGTGAAATGCGTAAAGTCGAAGCAGACTGCCGCGCTACTCTGGGCGAAGTTGGCAATGCTGAGCATATGCTGCGCGTTCTGGGTAAAGCTGGTGCTGCACGCTGGCGTGGTGTTCGTCCTACCGTTCGCGGTACTGCGATGAACCCAGTAGATCACCCACATGGTGGTGGTGAAGGTCGTAACTTTGGTAAGCACCCGGTAACTCCGTGGGGCGTTCAGACCAAAGGTAAGAAGACCCGCAGCAACAAGCGTACTGATAAATTTATCGTACGTCGCCGTAGCAAATAA
- the rplV gene encoding 50S ribosomal protein L22, whose amino-acid sequence METLAQHRHARSSAQKVRLVADLIRGKKVSQALDILTYTNKKAAVLVKKVLESAIANAEHNDGADIDDLKVAKIFVDEGPSMKRIMPRAKGRADRILKRTSHITVVVSDR is encoded by the coding sequence ATGGAAACTTTAGCTCAACATCGCCATGCTCGTTCTTCTGCACAGAAGGTTCGCCTTGTTGCTGACCTGATTCGCGGTAAGAAAGTGTCGCAGGCCCTGGACATCCTGACCTATACCAACAAGAAAGCTGCGGTATTGGTCAAGAAAGTACTGGAATCTGCCATTGCTAACGCTGAACACAACGATGGCGCTGACATCGACGATCTGAAAGTCGCGAAAATTTTCGTAGATGAAGGCCCAAGCATGAAGCGCATTATGCCGCGTGCGAAAGGTCGTGCAGATCGCATCCTGAAGCGCACCAGCCACATTACTGTGGTTGTGTCCGATCGCTGA
- the rplR gene encoding 50S ribosomal protein L18, protein MDKKSARIRRATRARRKLKELGATRLVVHRTPRHIYAQVIAPNGSEVLVAASTVEKAIAEQLKYTGNKDAAAAVGKAVAERALEKGISNVSFDRSGFQYHGRVQALADAAREAGLQF, encoded by the coding sequence ATGGATAAGAAATCTGCTCGTATCCGTCGTGCGACCCGCGCACGCCGCAAGCTCAAAGAGCTGGGTGCAACTCGCCTGGTGGTACATCGTACCCCGCGTCACATTTACGCACAGGTAATTGCACCGAACGGTTCTGAAGTTCTGGTAGCTGCTTCTACTGTAGAAAAAGCTATCGCAGAACAATTGAAGTACACCGGTAACAAAGACGCTGCTGCAGCTGTAGGTAAAGCTGTTGCTGAACGCGCTCTGGAAAAAGGTATCAGCAATGTATCCTTTGACCGTTCCGGGTTCCAATATCATGGTCGTGTCCAGGCACTGGCAGATGCTGCCCGTGAAGCTGGCCTTCAGTTCTAA
- the rpsM gene encoding 30S ribosomal protein S13: MARIAGINIPDQKHAVIALTSIYGIGKTRSKAILAAAGIAEDVKISELSEGQIDTLRDEVAKFVVEGDLRREISMSIKRLMDLGCYRGLRHRRGLPVRGQRTKTNARTRKGPRKPIKK; the protein is encoded by the coding sequence GTGGCCCGTATAGCAGGCATTAACATTCCTGATCAGAAACATGCTGTGATCGCATTAACTTCGATCTACGGCATCGGCAAGACCCGTTCTAAAGCCATCCTGGCTGCAGCGGGTATCGCTGAAGATGTTAAGATCAGTGAGCTGTCTGAAGGACAAATCGACACGCTGCGTGACGAAGTTGCCAAATTTGTCGTTGAAGGTGATCTGCGCCGTGAAATCAGCATGAGCATCAAGCGCCTGATGGATCTTGGTTGCTATCGCGGTTTGCGTCATCGTCGTGGTCTGCCAGTGCGCGGTCAGCGTACTAAGACCAACGCACGTACCCGTAAGGGTCCGCGCAAACCGATCAAGAAATAA
- the rplO gene encoding 50S ribosomal protein L15, giving the protein MRLNTLSPAEGSKKAGKRLGRGIGSGLGKTGGRGHKGQNSRSGGGVRRGFEGGQMPLYRRLPKFGFTSRKAAITAEVRLSDLAKVEGGVVDLNTLKAANIIGIQIEFAKVILAGEVSTPVTVRGLRVTKGARAAIEAAGGKIEE; this is encoded by the coding sequence ATGCGTTTAAATACTCTGTCTCCGGCCGAAGGCTCTAAAAAGGCGGGTAAACGCCTGGGTCGTGGTATCGGTTCTGGCCTCGGCAAAACCGGTGGTCGTGGTCACAAAGGTCAGAACTCTCGTTCTGGCGGTGGCGTACGTCGCGGTTTCGAGGGTGGCCAGATGCCACTGTACCGTCGTCTGCCGAAGTTCGGCTTCACTTCTCGCAAAGCAGCGATCACAGCGGAAGTCCGTCTGTCTGACCTGGCGAAAGTTGAAGGCGGCGTTGTAGACCTGAACACGCTGAAAGCAGCTAACATTATCGGTATCCAGATCGAGTTCGCGAAAGTGATCCTGGCTGGTGAAGTTTCTACTCCGGTAACTGTTCGTGGCCTGCGTGTTACTAAAGGTGCTCGTGCTGCTATCGAAGCTGCTGGCGGTAAAATTGAGGAATAA
- the rplE gene encoding 50S ribosomal protein L5, with amino-acid sequence MAKLHDYYKDEVVKKLMTEFNYNSVMQVPRVEKITLNMGVGEAIADKKLLDNAAADLTAISGQKPLITKARKSVAGFKIRQGYPIGCKVTLRGERMWEFFERLITIAVPRIRDFRGLSAKSFDGRGNYSMGVREQIIFPEIDYDKVDRVRGLDITITTTAKSDEEGRALLAAFDFPFRK; translated from the coding sequence ATGGCGAAACTGCATGATTACTACAAAGACGAAGTAGTTAAGAAACTCATGACTGAGTTTAACTACAATTCTGTCATGCAAGTCCCTCGGGTCGAGAAGATCACCCTGAACATGGGTGTTGGTGAAGCGATCGCTGACAAGAAACTGCTGGATAACGCAGCAGCTGACCTGACAGCAATCTCCGGTCAAAAACCGCTGATCACCAAAGCACGCAAATCAGTTGCAGGCTTCAAAATCCGTCAGGGCTATCCGATCGGCTGTAAAGTAACTCTGCGTGGCGAACGCATGTGGGAGTTCTTTGAGCGCCTGATCACTATTGCTGTACCTCGTATCCGTGACTTCCGTGGCCTGTCCGCTAAGTCATTCGATGGTCGTGGTAACTACAGCATGGGTGTCCGTGAGCAGATCATCTTCCCAGAAATCGACTACGATAAAGTCGACCGCGTGCGTGGTTTGGATATTACCATTACCACTACTGCGAAATCTGACGAAGAAGGCCGTGCTCTGCTGGCTGCCTTTGACTTCCCGTTCCGCAAGTAA
- the rplX gene encoding 50S ribosomal protein L24, producing the protein MAAKIRRDDEVIVLTGKDKGKRGKVKNVLSSGKVIVEGINLVKKHQKPVPALNQPGGIVEKEAAIQVSNVAIFNAATGKADRVGFRFEDGKKVRFFKSNSETIK; encoded by the coding sequence ATGGCAGCGAAAATCCGTCGTGATGACGAAGTTATCGTGTTAACCGGTAAAGATAAAGGTAAACGCGGTAAAGTAAAAAATGTCCTGTCTTCCGGCAAGGTCATTGTTGAAGGTATCAACCTGGTTAAGAAACATCAGAAGCCGGTTCCGGCCCTGAACCAACCAGGCGGCATCGTTGAAAAAGAAGCTGCTATTCAGGTTTCTAACGTTGCAATCTTCAATGCGGCAACCGGCAAGGCTGACCGTGTAGGCTTTAGATTCGAAGACGGCAAAAAAGTCCGTTTCTTCAAGTCTAACAGCGAAACTATCAAGTAA
- the rpmC gene encoding 50S ribosomal protein L29 produces the protein MKAKELREKSVEELNAELLNLLREQFNLRMQAASGQLQQTHLLKQVRRNVARVKTLLTEKAGA, from the coding sequence ATGAAAGCAAAAGAGCTGCGTGAAAAGAGCGTTGAAGAGCTGAACGCTGAGCTGCTGAACCTGCTGCGCGAGCAGTTCAACCTGCGTATGCAGGCTGCAAGTGGCCAGCTGCAACAGACCCACCTGCTGAAGCAAGTGCGTCGCAATGTTGCACGCGTTAAGACTTTACTGACTGAGAAGGCGGGTGCGTAA
- the secY gene encoding preprotein translocase subunit SecY: protein MAKQPGLDFQSAKGGFGELKRRLLFVIGALIVFRIGSFIPIPGIDAAVLAKLLEQQRGTIIEMFNMFSGGALSRASIFALGIMPYISASIIIQLLTVVHPALAELKKEGESGRRKISQYTRYGTLVLAIFQSIGIATGLPNMPGMQGLVLNPGFAFYFTAVVSLVTGTMFLMWLGEQITERGIGNGISIIIFAGIVAGLPPAIAHTIEQARQGDLHFLLLLLVAVLVFAVTFFVVFVERGQRRIVVNYAKRQQGRRVYAAQSTHLPLKVNMAGVIPAIFASSIILFPATIASWFGGGTGWNWLTTISLYLQPGQPLYVLLYASAIIFFCFFYTALVFNPRETADNLKKSGAFVPGIRPGEQTAKYIDKVMTRLTLVGALYITFICLIPEFMRDAMKVPFYFGGTSLLIVVVVIMDFMAQVQTLMMSSQYESALKKANLKGYGR from the coding sequence ATGGCTAAGCAACCGGGATTAGATTTTCAAAGTGCCAAAGGTGGATTTGGTGAGCTGAAACGCAGACTGCTGTTTGTAATCGGCGCGCTGATTGTGTTCCGTATTGGCTCTTTTATTCCGATCCCTGGTATCGATGCCGCTGTACTTGCCAAACTGCTTGAGCAACAGCGAGGCACCATCATTGAAATGTTCAACATGTTCTCTGGTGGTGCTCTCAGCCGTGCTTCTATCTTCGCGCTGGGTATTATGCCGTATATTTCGGCATCCATTATTATCCAGCTGCTGACGGTCGTTCATCCGGCCCTGGCAGAACTGAAGAAAGAAGGGGAGTCTGGACGTCGTAAGATTAGTCAGTACACCCGCTACGGTACTCTGGTGCTGGCAATATTCCAGTCGATCGGTATTGCTACCGGTCTTCCGAATATGCCTGGTATGCAGGGCCTGGTCTTAAACCCAGGCTTTGCATTCTATTTCACCGCTGTTGTTAGTCTGGTCACAGGGACAATGTTCCTGATGTGGCTCGGCGAACAGATTACTGAACGTGGTATCGGTAACGGTATCTCAATCATTATCTTCGCCGGTATTGTTGCGGGTCTCCCGCCAGCCATCGCCCATACTATCGAGCAAGCGCGTCAAGGCGACCTGCACTTCCTCCTGTTGCTGTTGGTTGCAGTATTAGTATTTGCAGTGACGTTCTTTGTTGTCTTCGTTGAACGTGGTCAACGCCGCATTGTGGTGAACTACGCGAAACGTCAGCAGGGTCGTCGTGTCTATGCTGCACAGAGCACACATTTGCCGCTGAAAGTGAATATGGCAGGGGTAATCCCGGCGATCTTCGCTTCCAGTATTATTCTGTTCCCGGCAACCATCGCGTCATGGTTCGGGGGCGGTACTGGTTGGAACTGGCTGACAACAATTTCGCTGTATTTGCAGCCTGGGCAACCACTTTATGTGTTACTCTATGCGTCTGCGATCATCTTCTTCTGTTTCTTCTACACGGCGTTGGTCTTCAACCCGCGTGAAACAGCAGATAACCTGAAGAAGTCCGGTGCATTTGTACCAGGAATTCGTCCGGGAGAGCAAACGGCGAAGTATATCGATAAAGTAATGACTCGCCTGACTTTGGTTGGTGCGCTTTATATTACTTTTATCTGCCTGATCCCGGAGTTCATGCGTGATGCAATGAAAGTACCGTTCTACTTCGGTGGGACCTCACTGCTTATCGTTGTTGTCGTGATTATGGACTTTATGGCTCAAGTGCAAACTCTGATGATGTCCAGTCAGTATGAGTCTGCATTGAAGAAGGCGAACCTGAAAGGCTACGGCCGCTAA
- the rpsS gene encoding 30S ribosomal protein S19 translates to MPRSLKKGPFIDLHLLKKVEKAVESGDKKPLRTWSRRSTIFPNMIGLTIAVHNGRQHVPVFVTDEMVGHKLGEFAPTRTYRGHAADKKAKKK, encoded by the coding sequence ATGCCACGTTCTCTCAAGAAAGGTCCTTTTATTGACCTGCACTTGCTGAAGAAGGTAGAGAAAGCGGTGGAAAGCGGAGACAAGAAGCCCCTGCGCACTTGGTCCCGTCGTTCAACGATCTTTCCTAACATGATCGGTTTGACCATCGCTGTCCATAATGGTCGTCAGCACGTTCCAGTCTTTGTTACCGACGAAATGGTTGGTCACAAACTGGGTGAATTCGCACCGACTCGTACTTATCGCGGCCACGCTGCTGATAAAAAAGCGAAGAAGAAATAA
- the rpsC gene encoding 30S ribosomal protein S3: MGQKVHPNGIRLGIVKPWNSTWFANTKEFADNLDSDFKVRQYLTKELAKASVSRIVIERPAKSIRVTIHTARPGIVIGKKGEDVEKLRKVVADIAGVPAQINIAEVRKPELDAKLVADSITSQLERRVMFRRAMKRAVQNAMRLGAKGIKVEVSGRLGGAEIARTEWYREGRVPLHTLRADIDYNTSEAHTTYGVIGVKVWIFKGEILGGMAAVEQPEKPAAQPKKQQRKGRK; this comes from the coding sequence ATGGGTCAGAAAGTACATCCTAATGGTATTCGCCTGGGTATTGTAAAACCATGGAACTCTACCTGGTTTGCGAACACCAAAGAATTCGCTGACAACCTGGACAGCGATTTTAAAGTACGTCAGTACCTGACGAAGGAACTGGCTAAAGCGTCTGTATCTCGTATCGTTATCGAGCGTCCAGCTAAGAGCATCCGTGTGACTATTCACACTGCTCGTCCTGGCATCGTTATCGGTAAGAAAGGCGAAGACGTAGAAAAACTGCGCAAGGTCGTAGCGGATATCGCTGGCGTTCCTGCACAGATCAATATCGCTGAAGTTCGTAAGCCTGAACTGGACGCTAAATTGGTTGCTGACAGCATCACTTCTCAGCTGGAACGTCGTGTTATGTTCCGTCGTGCTATGAAGCGTGCTGTACAGAACGCAATGCGTCTGGGCGCTAAAGGTATCAAAGTTGAAGTTAGCGGCCGTCTGGGCGGCGCGGAAATCGCACGTACCGAATGGTACCGTGAAGGTCGCGTACCGCTGCACACTCTGCGTGCTGACATCGACTACAACACCTCTGAAGCGCACACCACTTACGGTGTAATCGGCGTTAAGGTATGGATCTTCAAAGGTGAGATCCTGGGTGGTATGGCTGCTGTTGAACAACCGGAAAAACCGGCTGCTCAACCTAAAAAGCAGCAGCGTAAAGGCCGTAAATAA
- the rpsQ gene encoding 30S ribosomal protein S17, with translation MTDKIRTLQGRVVSDKMEKSIVVAIERIVKHPIYGKFIKRTTKLHVHDENNECGIGDKVEIRECRPLSKTKSWTLVRVVEKAVL, from the coding sequence ATGACCGATAAAATCCGTACTCTGCAAGGTCGTGTTGTTAGCGACAAAATGGAGAAATCCATCGTTGTTGCTATCGAACGCATTGTGAAACACCCGATCTACGGTAAATTCATCAAGCGTACGACCAAACTGCACGTACATGACGAGAACAACGAATGTGGTATCGGCGACAAGGTTGAAATCCGTGAATGCCGTCCACTGTCCAAGACTAAGTCCTGGACGCTGGTTCGCGTTGTAGAGAAAGCGGTTCTGTAA